A window of the Thermodesulforhabdus norvegica genome harbors these coding sequences:
- a CDS encoding ATP-binding cassette domain-containing protein, translated as MEKPIYRLEGIRHRYGNRTVLRIDVLEIHKGEIIGLVGPNGSGKSTLLRLLAFIENPSAGRLLYFSEGRKPHFEVTLLTQEPYLLKRDVFGNVGYGLRVRGERANLQRRVEEALEWVGLDPAAFIRRKWYELSGGEAQRVALAARLVLRPRVLLLDEPTANVDAESARRIQEAAIKAQERWGTTIVVSSHDWWWLLNLCDRVVHLFEGQALGSGVGNLIFGPWKKIGDNLWKRTLSNGQAIICPNVPGENAIGWIEPEGIRIGLIENGKKGDANSGTRVIELQGRVANLAAYGKKNHLVATVWVGEERFLSLINPEDTVVVPGQEVCISIDAGRIRWLDRN; from the coding sequence ATGGAAAAGCCGATTTATCGACTGGAAGGCATCCGGCATCGTTACGGAAATAGAACGGTTCTCAGGATTGACGTCCTGGAAATACATAAAGGTGAGATCATCGGGCTGGTGGGTCCCAACGGCAGCGGTAAGAGCACGTTGCTTCGACTTCTCGCCTTCATTGAGAACCCTTCTGCGGGAAGGTTGCTTTACTTTTCCGAAGGCAGGAAGCCTCATTTTGAAGTGACCTTGTTGACCCAGGAGCCTTATCTTCTCAAGAGAGATGTCTTCGGCAATGTGGGTTACGGCTTGAGGGTTCGTGGAGAGCGGGCAAACCTGCAACGGCGTGTCGAAGAAGCCCTCGAATGGGTCGGTCTCGATCCCGCAGCTTTCATTCGAAGAAAATGGTATGAGCTTTCGGGTGGTGAAGCTCAGCGTGTGGCTCTGGCGGCAAGGCTTGTTCTCAGGCCCAGAGTTCTTCTGCTCGACGAACCCACGGCTAATGTAGATGCGGAGAGCGCGCGCCGAATCCAGGAAGCAGCCATTAAGGCGCAGGAGAGATGGGGAACGACGATTGTGGTTAGCAGTCATGATTGGTGGTGGTTGTTAAATCTGTGCGACAGAGTTGTACACCTCTTCGAAGGTCAAGCCCTCGGTTCTGGAGTGGGGAATCTCATTTTTGGACCCTGGAAGAAGATCGGGGATAATCTGTGGAAAAGAACTTTGAGCAACGGCCAGGCTATCATATGCCCCAACGTTCCGGGCGAAAACGCAATCGGATGGATTGAACCGGAGGGCATCAGAATAGGATTGATTGAAAACGGAAAAAAGGGCGATGCAAATTCCGGTACGCGGGTAATAGAACTTCAGGGCAGGGTTGCGAACCTTGCCGCTTACGGTAAAAAGAATCATCTAGTCGCCACCGTGTGGGTGGGAGAAGAAAGATTCTTGAGTCTGATAAATCCCGAAGACACCGTAGTGGTTCCGGGTCAGGAAGTTTGTATCAGCATAGATGCGGGAAGGATCCGCTGGCTGGATAGAAATTAG
- a CDS encoding sigma-54-dependent transcriptional regulator: MKSWQILIVEDDPNQLRILSEFLKHKGYRIETSLSGREALQKLSAPDLIPVDVIILDWKLPDVDGLSLLKKIKEEHPLIQVIMLTAFGSVERAVEAMRRGAYHYLTKPVNLQELLIIIEKAIRELKLQKEVEVLRKKLESLTPRDIPDFIAESPKMKELLTLVSRVAETDATVLILGESGTGKEVVARLIHSLSSRRDRALMTVNCAAIPEGLLESELFGHEKGAFTGAHQAKPGLFELAHRGSLFLDEIGDMSVGLQAKLLRVLQNGTFHRVGGTREMAVDVRIIAATNRDLESMVKEGTFREDLFWRLNVFSIYVPPLRARKEDIPPLVNHFLRLFSGKHGKEIKSVSREVMERLLHHDFPGNVRELENIVERAVIMAEDEIIRLEDLPPYLQSTPPEISVNTYDDLPLPEAVALLERTRIRKALEKSGGVKTRAAEMLGISERVLRYKLEKYGIDF, from the coding sequence GTGAAATCATGGCAGATCCTGATCGTTGAAGACGACCCCAATCAGCTGAGGATTTTGAGCGAATTTTTAAAGCACAAAGGCTACAGGATTGAAACTTCTCTTTCGGGCCGTGAGGCACTGCAAAAGCTATCTGCGCCGGATCTAATACCCGTAGATGTGATCATTCTGGACTGGAAGCTTCCGGATGTCGATGGCCTGAGTCTCCTTAAGAAGATAAAAGAAGAGCATCCCCTGATTCAGGTAATAATGCTAACCGCCTTTGGATCCGTGGAACGCGCCGTCGAAGCAATGAGAAGAGGCGCCTATCACTACCTCACCAAGCCCGTAAACCTGCAAGAACTTCTCATCATAATAGAAAAGGCCATTCGGGAACTGAAACTCCAGAAGGAAGTGGAGGTTTTACGAAAAAAACTGGAGAGCCTTACCCCGCGGGATATACCCGACTTTATTGCCGAAAGCCCGAAAATGAAGGAGCTTCTGACCCTTGTTTCTAGAGTTGCAGAAACCGACGCCACCGTTCTGATACTGGGAGAGTCGGGTACGGGAAAAGAGGTAGTGGCCAGGCTGATTCACAGCCTGAGTTCTCGCAGGGATAGGGCTCTCATGACCGTAAATTGCGCCGCAATACCGGAAGGATTGCTGGAAAGTGAGCTTTTCGGTCATGAGAAAGGAGCCTTCACGGGGGCTCACCAGGCCAAGCCCGGCCTTTTTGAACTTGCCCACAGAGGAAGCCTTTTTCTGGACGAGATTGGAGACATGTCCGTAGGGCTACAGGCTAAGCTTCTTAGAGTGCTACAGAACGGGACATTCCACCGTGTGGGCGGTACCAGGGAGATGGCCGTTGACGTGAGAATAATTGCGGCCACAAACAGAGATCTGGAGTCAATGGTAAAGGAAGGCACTTTCCGGGAAGATTTATTCTGGCGGCTTAACGTTTTTTCTATCTATGTCCCACCGCTTCGGGCCCGCAAAGAGGACATTCCTCCCCTGGTGAACCATTTTTTGAGGCTTTTTTCCGGGAAACACGGGAAAGAGATCAAATCCGTAAGCCGTGAAGTAATGGAGCGACTGCTTCACCATGATTTTCCCGGTAATGTCAGGGAGCTGGAAAACATCGTGGAACGTGCCGTCATCATGGCGGAAGATGAAATAATTCGCCTGGAGGACCTACCGCCCTACTTACAGAGCACTCCCCCCGAAATCAGCGTTAACACTTACGACGACCTTCCTTTACCCGAAGCGGTTGCTCTCCTTGAGAGAACCCGCATCAGGAAGGCTTTAGAAAAGTCAGGCGGGGTCAAAACGAGGGCAGCAGAAATGCTGGGAATATCGGAGCGTGTTCTGAGATACAAGCTGGAAAAATACGGAATAGACTTTTAA
- a CDS encoding ABC transporter permease, which yields MEYIFSGLVGAVALLMSRDAETFSAIYATVVVTSYSMAASLLIGVPLGFVLGYFEFRGKRLVRTIVDTCLALPTVLIGLVVYALISRRGPLGELGLLFTLKAIAIGQAILALPIIMALTATAVESLDRQLRITVLTLGARGKQVLLTTIWEARHAILAAALTAYGRVLTEVGISMMVGGNIKWHTRTITTAIALETGKGNFSQGIALGLVLMFIAFAVNVALSFLKKRTQ from the coding sequence GCGGTTGCTCTTCTTATGTCCAGGGATGCCGAAACCTTTTCGGCGATTTACGCCACTGTGGTTGTGACGAGTTATTCCATGGCGGCGAGCCTGCTTATAGGAGTTCCGCTGGGGTTTGTCCTGGGGTATTTTGAATTCAGGGGAAAGCGGTTGGTGCGGACAATCGTTGACACGTGCCTCGCCCTGCCGACGGTTCTCATAGGCCTGGTTGTTTATGCCCTCATATCAAGGCGAGGCCCTCTGGGGGAACTGGGACTTCTTTTTACCCTGAAGGCAATTGCCATAGGTCAGGCCATTCTGGCATTGCCGATAATTATGGCTCTTACCGCTACTGCCGTAGAAAGCCTTGATAGACAGCTTCGCATAACTGTCCTCACTCTTGGGGCTAGAGGCAAACAGGTTCTGTTAACGACTATCTGGGAAGCCAGGCATGCCATACTTGCAGCGGCTCTGACCGCCTACGGCAGAGTCCTTACGGAAGTTGGAATCTCAATGATGGTAGGAGGCAACATCAAATGGCACACACGCACGATAACCACGGCTATCGCTCTTGAAACGGGAAAAGGAAACTTCTCGCAGGGTATTGCACTGGGACTGGTTCTCATGTTCATTGCCTTTGCGGTTAACGTGGCTCTTTCATTCCTCAAGAAAAGAACCCAGTGA
- a CDS encoding sensor histidine kinase, with amino-acid sequence MLKMYRYALIAGVAVLFFLALIQFIILKNVFNTHRVSDLTSMVNCIESRITGHMELLRQLPHAPHHMRSLTWLLDELQGYPFLKGILLSERGRILINTMPYVSPDEAKKILKHCLTGYRAGDTYYFCTEFYPLPGRKLFMILALDRTLEVRTLRKSLWFTGISVLAAVILFVLSWYLVARMASRQQELEQRLEASERVAMMGKLAAMVAHEIRNPLNTLSMGLQYMKELGELKPEIMETLMQEIARMSELSLDLLSPDRGIEISTEPLSVQDILSELEHKFVPRAKASGISFIADYPHETIKFTADRKWLLRALENLIRNALEATPEGGSVSISASAGPDYVAFRIEDSGTGIPVEIRSKIFEPFITTKKEGFGLGLYLVKKVVEAHGGTVKLEQSSLGGTGAVVIIPGVSQK; translated from the coding sequence ATGCTGAAGATGTACCGCTACGCATTGATTGCAGGCGTAGCGGTACTCTTTTTTCTGGCCCTTATACAATTCATAATTTTAAAAAACGTATTCAATACTCACAGGGTTTCCGACCTCACCAGCATGGTCAATTGCATCGAGTCACGAATAACCGGCCACATGGAGCTACTGCGCCAGTTGCCCCATGCTCCTCATCACATGCGTTCCCTGACCTGGCTTCTTGACGAACTTCAGGGTTACCCATTCCTGAAAGGAATACTGTTAAGCGAAAGAGGACGAATACTGATTAACACAATGCCTTACGTCTCGCCTGATGAAGCAAAAAAAATTTTAAAGCACTGCCTTACAGGTTATCGAGCGGGGGACACATACTATTTTTGTACAGAATTTTATCCCCTGCCAGGGCGAAAACTTTTTATGATCCTCGCTTTAGACCGGACTCTTGAAGTGAGAACCCTGCGGAAAAGCCTTTGGTTTACGGGGATAAGCGTCCTTGCCGCGGTGATCCTTTTCGTTCTTTCCTGGTATCTCGTTGCCAGGATGGCATCACGACAACAGGAGCTGGAGCAAAGGCTTGAAGCCTCCGAACGGGTTGCCATGATGGGCAAGCTTGCGGCTATGGTCGCCCACGAAATCAGAAACCCTCTAAATACCCTGTCCATGGGGCTTCAGTACATGAAGGAACTGGGTGAGCTAAAACCCGAAATCATGGAAACTCTTATGCAGGAAATAGCCAGGATGTCTGAGTTGTCCCTGGACCTGTTGTCTCCCGACAGAGGGATCGAAATATCCACGGAGCCCCTTTCAGTCCAGGATATACTTTCTGAACTGGAGCACAAATTCGTTCCCAGGGCGAAGGCTTCGGGAATCTCTTTTATCGCTGACTATCCCCACGAGACGATTAAGTTTACGGCCGACAGAAAATGGCTTCTCAGGGCTCTGGAAAACCTGATCCGTAATGCTTTAGAAGCCACTCCTGAAGGTGGTTCGGTTTCGATCTCGGCCTCAGCAGGCCCGGATTACGTGGCCTTCAGAATAGAGGACAGCGGAACGGGCATACCTGTGGAAATCCGGTCAAAAATCTTTGAGCCCTTTATAACCACGAAAAAAGAAGGTTTCGGATTGGGCCTTTATCTGGTAAAAAAGGTCGTTGAAGCTCATGGGGGAACAGTAAAACTCGAACAATCATCGTTGGGCGGAACGGGAGCCGTCGTGATCATTCCAGGGGTAAGCCAAAAGTGA